One genomic segment of Entelurus aequoreus isolate RoL-2023_Sb linkage group LG25, RoL_Eaeq_v1.1, whole genome shotgun sequence includes these proteins:
- the LOC133642652 gene encoding transmembrane protein 100, which produces MGCTTGPLACQPQEGQSLEAGGAKVPEVLSSLERLSQATGGMEKSWYRCIFPFGIISLVIGVAGTGVTYTYNDLPQTKVVSVALLVTGLLLLAMATACWSVHKKKRRKKKEAGGGGGGSFTSEQCPL; this is translated from the coding sequence ATGGGCTGCACCACGGGGCCCCTGGCTTGCCAGCCGCAAGAGGGGCAATCCCTGGAAGCTGGCGGCGCCAAAGTCCCCGAGGTGCTATCCTCCCTGGAGCGTCTCTCGCAGGCCACCGGCGGCATGGAGAAGTCCTGGTACCGCTGCATCTTCCCCTTCGGCATCATCTCCCTGGTCATCGGCGTGGCGGGGACCGGGGTGACCTACACCTACAACGACCTGCCGCAGACCAAGGTGGTGTCGGTGGCGCTGCTCGTCACCGGgctgctgctgctggccatggcCACCGCCTGTTGGAGCGTGCACAAGAAGAAGCGGCGGAAAAAGAAGGAGgctggcggcggcggcggcgggtccTTCACCTCGGAGCAGTGTCCCCTGTGA